From Echinicola soli, a single genomic window includes:
- a CDS encoding SusC/RagA family TonB-linked outer membrane protein: MQNKPLLLILRMTKYTLYGFLFQMFLLNVVLAHRIDAQKIDEVYVSIALENAKLINVFHEIEDQSEFHFTIHQDEGYLNKRISADHPRISVEDLLKEIGRQTGLSFQQVNSNIAVRQAKKENSRSVAAPIQSRNVIDVNGTVNDENGTPMPGVSVLEQGTSNGTVTDIDGQYSLQVNTGAVLVFSFLGYEKQTFEVGNQAEINVQMTPDLQGLDEVVVVGYGTQRKIQTLGSQSAVNVKELKQPVANISTVLAGRVSGLVGVQRSAEPGLDGADLWIRGVNTLSQNNSKPLILVDGVQRDFNNLDPNDIESFTILKDASSTSVYGVRGANGVVLITTKKGEAGKTKINLDYYRGITEFTKVPEPADGVTYMQMANEASVTRGGQPVYSADMIHKTYTQEDPYLYPNVNWMDHIFNQFGQNEKANLNISGGGEKMTYYVSAGYYSETGLFTTDDLAKYNAEISFNRYNFTSHLSIKPTKTTTIDLGIKGWISNGNYPGTGTNTIFSEVFETYPTLYPLKYPNGVEPWVSTGGGLNNPYYLLTNRGYSTLYNNQINSDIHVKQDLGFVTKGLSARVLYAFDASNSNRLVRNKVPYTVYATGRDENGELIYEQTDNGNGRDYLTFSRSNGGDRQFYLEAALNYDNDFGNHHVGGLLLFNSTDRISATAGDLIGSIPYRGLGAVGRFNYGYDDRYIAELSFGYNGAENFAPDERFGFFPSGAVGWVLSNEDFFGDADKVFQYFRLRASYGIVGNSNIDGRRFAYIPTVANTGGYSYGQDRGNYIGGLDIGEYAANVTWETETDVNLGIEFTTLNDALNMEVDFFNRRRENIFLERAAVPGSMGLRSNLLGNLGITNSKGVDVSADYNMNFGQLNMQLRGTFTYNENEVIENDQPTPPYDYMERRGHSIGQRFGYVAQGYYTQEEIDDESVAKTAGVVQAGDIKFKDLNMDGVVDANDRTAIGKGDIPKIVYGFGTTLSYKGFSMGAFFQGVGIVDLYLSNQFMPFREGSARGGLYKNIKDRWTPENPSQEAFYPRLSYGSDINQNYSATSSHWLMNGRFLRLKTLDFGWNIPKGSLGSLGVSDMRIYFIGYNLLTFSPFDMYDPELGNGSGTRYPNIRTYSLGVNVSF; encoded by the coding sequence ATGCAAAATAAACCTTTACTGCTAATTCTGAGAATGACAAAATACACCCTATATGGTTTTTTGTTTCAGATGTTTCTCCTCAATGTGGTCCTCGCACACCGCATCGACGCCCAAAAGATCGATGAAGTCTATGTGAGCATCGCATTGGAAAATGCTAAACTGATCAATGTTTTTCATGAAATTGAAGACCAATCTGAATTTCACTTTACCATTCACCAGGACGAAGGCTATTTGAACAAACGGATATCGGCAGATCACCCCCGGATATCGGTTGAAGACCTTCTCAAAGAGATCGGGCGGCAAACCGGACTTTCCTTTCAGCAGGTAAACAGCAATATCGCTGTTCGTCAGGCAAAAAAGGAAAACAGCCGTTCGGTGGCAGCTCCCATACAGAGCAGGAACGTGATTGACGTCAACGGTACGGTAAACGATGAGAACGGTACCCCAATGCCCGGGGTAAGCGTGCTGGAGCAGGGGACTTCAAACGGTACCGTTACCGATATTGATGGGCAATATTCCCTGCAGGTCAACACCGGGGCGGTGTTGGTATTCAGTTTTCTGGGCTATGAAAAGCAAACCTTTGAGGTGGGCAACCAAGCTGAAATAAATGTACAAATGACCCCTGACCTACAGGGATTGGATGAAGTGGTCGTCGTCGGTTACGGCACCCAACGGAAAATCCAAACCCTTGGATCACAAAGTGCTGTCAATGTAAAGGAACTTAAACAGCCGGTGGCCAATATTTCCACGGTACTGGCAGGCAGGGTGTCGGGACTGGTCGGTGTACAGCGAAGTGCTGAACCCGGGCTTGATGGGGCCGATCTATGGATACGTGGGGTAAACACCCTCAGCCAAAACAACAGCAAGCCCCTGATCCTTGTCGATGGCGTGCAACGTGATTTCAATAACCTGGACCCCAATGATATTGAGAGTTTTACGATATTGAAAGACGCTTCGTCGACTTCTGTTTACGGGGTAAGGGGAGCCAACGGCGTGGTCTTGATCACCACAAAGAAAGGTGAAGCGGGCAAAACAAAAATCAACCTGGACTATTACAGGGGCATTACCGAATTTACCAAAGTTCCCGAGCCTGCCGACGGGGTTACCTATATGCAGATGGCCAATGAAGCTTCGGTAACCAGGGGGGGACAGCCGGTATATTCGGCAGATATGATCCACAAGACCTATACCCAGGAGGATCCTTACCTGTATCCCAACGTGAATTGGATGGACCATATTTTTAACCAATTTGGCCAGAATGAAAAGGCAAACCTGAATATCAGCGGGGGCGGGGAGAAAATGACCTATTATGTTTCGGCCGGATATTACAGCGAAACAGGCCTTTTTACCACCGATGACCTGGCCAAATACAACGCTGAAATTAGCTTTAACCGGTACAACTTTACCTCCCATCTGAGCATCAAGCCTACCAAGACCACGACGATCGATCTGGGCATCAAGGGATGGATCTCAAACGGCAATTATCCCGGAACCGGAACCAACACAATATTTTCCGAAGTGTTCGAGACCTACCCCACACTTTACCCCCTTAAATACCCCAACGGGGTGGAGCCCTGGGTATCCACCGGCGGAGGGCTGAACAATCCCTATTATTTGTTGACCAACAGGGGCTACTCTACCTTGTACAATAACCAGATCAATTCAGACATCCATGTAAAGCAGGATTTGGGCTTTGTGACCAAAGGCTTGTCGGCAAGGGTGCTTTATGCTTTTGACGCCAGCAACAGCAATAGACTGGTAAGGAACAAGGTTCCCTATACGGTATATGCCACCGGACGGGATGAAAACGGGGAATTGATCTATGAACAGACCGACAATGGAAATGGAAGGGATTATTTGACCTTTAGCAGAAGCAACGGCGGTGACCGCCAGTTTTACCTGGAAGCGGCCCTAAATTATGATAATGACTTTGGAAACCATCATGTAGGGGGACTTCTACTGTTCAATTCCACCGACAGGATAAGTGCTACGGCCGGGGATTTGATCGGATCGATACCCTATAGGGGCCTGGGCGCTGTCGGTAGGTTTAACTATGGATACGATGACAGGTACATTGCCGAGTTGAGCTTTGGCTATAACGGGGCGGAAAATTTTGCCCCTGACGAGCGCTTTGGCTTTTTTCCTTCCGGAGCAGTCGGTTGGGTGCTTTCCAATGAAGATTTCTTTGGGGATGCGGACAAGGTCTTCCAATACTTCCGGCTCCGGGCCTCCTACGGAATAGTGGGCAACAGTAATATTGACGGGCGGAGATTTGCCTATATCCCCACAGTGGCCAATACCGGGGGGTATTCCTATGGACAGGACAGGGGAAACTATATCGGGGGGCTGGATATCGGCGAATATGCTGCCAATGTTACCTGGGAGACCGAAACCGATGTCAATTTAGGCATTGAGTTTACCACGTTGAATGATGCCCTGAACATGGAAGTGGACTTTTTCAATCGCCGGAGGGAGAATATCTTCCTGGAAAGGGCCGCTGTTCCAGGCTCCATGGGGCTAAGGAGCAATCTATTGGGAAACCTGGGAATTACCAATAGCAAAGGAGTGGATGTTTCTGCGGACTATAACATGAACTTTGGCCAGCTGAACATGCAGTTGCGCGGAACATTTACCTATAACGAAAACGAAGTGATCGAAAATGATCAGCCTACCCCTCCATACGATTATATGGAACGCAGGGGACACAGTATCGGCCAGCGCTTTGGCTATGTCGCCCAGGGGTATTACACGCAGGAAGAAATCGATGATGAGTCGGTAGCCAAAACAGCCGGCGTGGTACAGGCCGGAGATATAAAATTCAAAGACCTGAACATGGACGGAGTAGTCGACGCAAATGACCGAACGGCCATTGGAAAGGGGGACATCCCCAAGATCGTCTACGGCTTTGGTACAACACTTTCCTATAAGGGTTTTTCAATGGGAGCCTTTTTTCAGGGTGTGGGAATCGTAGACCTCTACCTGTCCAACCAATTTATGCCTTTCAGGGAAGGCTCCGCAAGGGGTGGATTGTACAAAAACATCAAAGATCGCTGGACTCCCGAAAATCCCAGCCAGGAGGCGTTTTACCCAAGACTCTCCTATGGCAGCGACATCAACCAAAACTATTCGGCCACCAGCAGTCATTGGCTTATGAATGGCAGGTTCCTCCGGCTCAAAACGCTGGACTTTGGCTGGAACATACCCAAGGGATCACTGGGCAGCCTGGGGGTAAGTGATATGCGGATCTATTTTATTGGGTACAACCTGTTGACCTTTAGTCCATTTGACATGTATGATCCCGAGCTGGGCAATGGCAGTGGTACCCGATATCCCAATATCCGGACCTATAGCCTTGGCGTAAATGTATCTTTCTAA